The following coding sequences are from one Mastomys coucha isolate ucsf_1 unplaced genomic scaffold, UCSF_Mcou_1 pScaffold9, whole genome shotgun sequence window:
- the Chdh gene encoding choline dehydrogenase, mitochondrial has protein sequence MWQVLRRWRKGCWSPHGALAWAVRGQPHPPCSRAVASASSVGEDEYTFVVVGAGSAGCVLASRLTEDPNHRVLLLEAGPKDLLMGSKRLQWKIHMPAALVANLCDDKYNWYYHTKPQPYMDDRILYWPRGRVWGGSSSLNAMVYIRGHAEDYNRWHCEGAEGWDYAHCLPYFRKAQRHELGANMYRGGDGPLHVSRGKTNHPLHQAFLQATHQAGYPFTEDMNGFQQEGFGWMDMTIHQGKRWSAACAYLHPALSRPNLRAEVQTLVSRVLFEGTRAVGVEYIKNGQSHKVYVSREVILSGGAINSPQLLMLSGVGNADDLRKLGIPVVCHLPGVGQNLQDHLEIYIQHACTQPITLHSAQKPLRKVCIGLEWLWRFTGDGATAHLETGGFIRSRPGVPHPDIQFHFLPSQVIDHGREPTQQEAYQVHVGTMRATSVGWLKLRSTNPRDHPVIHPNYLSTETDVEDFRQCVRLTREIFAQEALAPFRGKELQPGSHVQSDQEIDAFVRAKADSAYHPSCTCKMGQPSDPAAVVDLQTRVIGVENLRVVDASIMPSIVSGNLNAPTIMIAEKAADIIKGYPTLWDKNVPVYKPQTLDTQR, from the exons ATGTGGCAGGTCCtaagaagatggaggaaaggatGTTGGAGCCCACATGGAGCCCTGGCATGGGCTGTGCGGGGCCAGCCTCACCCCCCTTGCAGCCGTGCTGTTGCTAGTGCATCCTCTGTGGGCGAGGATGAGTACACCTTTGTGGTGGTAGGCGCAGGCTCTGCTGGTTGTGTGCTGGCTAGTCGGCTCACTGAGGACCCGAATCATCGGGTGCTGCTGCTGGAGGCAGGGCCCAAGGACTTGTTAATGGGGAGCAAGCGACTTCAGTGGAAGATCCACATGCCGGCTGCCCTTGTGGCCAACCTGTGCGACGACAAGTACAACTGGTACTATCACACTAAGCCGCAACCCTACATGGATGACCGCATACTGTACTGGCCACGAGGCCGGGTCTGGGGCGGCTCCTCATCCCTCAACGCCATGGTCTACATCCGAGGACACGCCGAGGACTATAACCGCTGGCACTGTGAAGGTGCAGAGGGTTGGGACTATGCGCACTGCCTGCCCTATTTCCGCAAGGCGCAGAGACATGAGCTGGGTGCCAATATGTACCGCGGTGGGGATGGCCCACTGCATGTATCTCGGGGCAAGACCAACCATCCGCTTCACCAGGCCTTCCTGCAGGCAACACATCAGGCTGGCTACCCCTTCACTGAAGACATGAATGGCTTCCAACAGGAGGGCTTCGGCTGGATGGACATGACCATCCACCAAG GGAAGCGCTGGAGCGCAGCCTGTGCCTACTTGCACCCAGCGCTGAGCCGCCCCAACCTCAGGGCCGAGGTCCAGACACTTGTAAGCAGAGTGCTGTTTGAGGGCACCCGTGCAGTGGGTGTGGAGTACATCAAGAACGGCCAGAGCCACAAG GTTTATGTCAGCAGGGAGGTGATCCTGAGCGGGGGCGCCATCAACTCTCCGCAGCTACTCATGCTCTCTGGTGTTGGCAATGCAGATGACCTCAGGAAACTGGGCATCCCTGTGGTGTGCCATCTGCCTG GAGTCGGTCAAAACCTGCAAGACCACCTGGAGATCTACAttcagcatgcatgcacacagcccATCACCCTCCACTCTGCCCAGAAGCCTCTGCGGAAGGTCTGCATCGGTCTGGAGTGGCTCTGGAGGTTCACAG GGGATGGAGCCACAGCCCATCTTGAGACCGGAGGGTTCATCCGCAGCCGGCCTGGGGTCCCCCATCCAGACATCCAGTTCCACTTCCTGCCATCACAAGTGATTGACCATGGGCGGGAACCCACCCAGCAGGAAGCTTACCAG GTACATGTGGGAACCATGAGGGCCACAAGTGTGGGCTGGCTGAAACTGAGAAGCACCAACCCTCGGGACCACCCTGTGATCCATCCCAACTACCTGTCAACAG AAACAGACGTTGAGGACTTTCGTCAGTGTGTGAGGCTGACACGAGAGATTTTTGCACAGGAAGCCTTGGCTCCCTTTCGGGGAAAAGAGCTGCAGCCCGGAAGCCATGTCCAATCAGACCAAGAGATAGATGCCTTTGTGCGGGCGAAAGCTGACAGTGCTTACCACCCCTCCTGCACCTGTAAGATGGGCCAGCCCTCTGACCCCGCCGCAGTGGTTGACCTGCAAACCAGGGTCATTGGGGTGGAAAACCTCAGAGTCGTGGATGCCTCCATCATGCCCAGCATAGTCAGCGGCAACCTGAATGCTCCCACGATAATGATTGCAGAGAAAGCAGCTGACATCATTAAGGGATACCCTACACTCTGGGACAAGAATGTTCCTGTCTACAAGCCCCAGACTCTGGACACCCAGCGCTAA